A region from the Triticum urartu cultivar G1812 chromosome 1, Tu2.1, whole genome shotgun sequence genome encodes:
- the LOC125531571 gene encoding protein PLASTID TRANSCRIPTIONALLY ACTIVE 14-like, translating to MATPVASPLLLPPPPPLPPPPSPPPPPPPIRRLLLTSPPHAGRPRLRDPPPAPVEEAAAAAVEEYEAPPLRLLDPPQEEEPYPDEMEAADPDFYRIGYARMMRAYGVEFLEGPDGMGVYASRDVDPLRRARVIMEIPLELMLTITKNHPWMFFPDIIPLGHPIFDIIESTNPETDWDLRLACLLLYAFDVENNFWQLYGDFLPSGDECTSLLLAPKEDLMELEDEDLSSEMLKRQQRAVDFWQKHWHKAIPLKLKRLAPDHERFLWALSIVQSRSFNLNMRMGAFIQDANVLAPYADMLNHSPDANCFLHWRFKDRMLEVMIKAGHAIKKGDEMTIDYMSAVNSTLMQRYGFSSPTNPWEHINFSSPAKIHLDSFLSVFNIAGLHDELYHNVALTSGESTFVDGGVVAAARTLPTWSDGDLPAIPSVERKSAQALQEECRKMVESFSTTIQQDEEILDSDEPMRKTREIAIKYRLHRKLLLQKIIDSLEIYQDRILF from the exons ATGGCGACCCCCGTCGcctcccctctcctcctcccccccccgcccccccttccgccccccccctcccccccccccccccccccccccatccgTCGCCTCCTCCTCACCTCCCCCCCGCACGCCGGCCGCCCGCGCCTCCGCGACCCGCCGCCGGCGCCGGTggaggaggccgccgccgccgccgtggagGAGTACGAGGCGCCTCCGCTCAGGCTCCTCGACCCGCCGCAGGAGGAAGAGCCCTACCCGGATGAG ATGGAGGCGGCCGACCCGGACTTCTACCGGATCGGGTACGCCCGGATGATGCGCGCCTACGGGGTCGAGTTCCTCGAGGGCCCCGACGGCATGGGCGTCTACGCCTCCCGGGACGTCGACCCGCTCCGCCGAGCCAGG GTGATAATGGAGATTCCATTGGAGCTCATGCTGACTATAACTAAAAATCATCCTTGGATGTTCTTTCCTGACATTATCCCACTAGGACATCCTATATTCGATATTATCGAGTCAACAAATCCCGAG ACAGATTGGGATTTAAGATTAGCCTGCCTTCTTCTCTATGCATTTGATGTAGAAAACAACTTTTGGCAGTTATACGGTGATTTTTTGCCTAGTGGTGATGAATGCACCAGCCTGCTTCTGGCACCGAAG GAGGATCTAATGGAACtggaagacgaagatctgtcctcAGAGATGTTAAAACGCCAGCAGCGAGCAGTTGATTTTTGGCAGAAACACTGG CACAAAGCAATCCCTCTCAAGCTAAAGCGGCTTGCCCCTGACCACGAGAGATTTCTCTGGGCATTGAGCATTGTTCAGTCTCGCTCTTTCAACTTGAATATGAGAATGGGAGCTTTCATTCAAGATGCAAATGTCCTAGCTCCTTATGCCG ATATGCTGAATCACTCACCTGATGCTAACTGTTTCCTGCATTGGCGTTTCAAAGATCGAATGCTTGAAGTTATGATTAAGGCGGGGCATGCTATCAAAAAAGGAGATGAG ATGACAATCGATTATATGAGTGCGGTGAACAGCACGTTGATGCAAAGATATGGCTTCTCATCACCAACG AATCCCTGGGAACATATAAACTTCTCGAGCCCTGCCAAGATCCACCTGGATTCTTTCCTGTCAGTCTTCAACATAGCTGGCCTGCACGACGAGCTGTACCACAACG TTGCATTGACATCGGGAGAAAGCACCTTTGTTGACGGAGGAGTGGTGGCAGCAGCAAGAACTCTGCCGACATGGTCGGACGGTGACCTTCCTGCCATACCGAGCGTGGAGAGAAAATCCGCTCAGGCGTTGCAGGAGGAGTGCCGGAAGATGGTGGAGTCTTTCTCGACCACGATCCAACAGGACGAGGAGATCCTAG ATTCCGACGAGCCTATGAGGAAAACACGCGAAATCGCGATCAA GTACCGGCTGCACCGGAAGCTGCTCTTGCAGAAGATCATCGACTCGCTGGAGATCTACCAGGATCGGATTCTGTTCTAG